From one Pseudomonas sp. S35 genomic stretch:
- a CDS encoding ferredoxin--NADP reductase: MTASAEKFTRQTLLDVQSLTPSLFTLRTTRDPGFRFTAGQFVRLGVTKPDGNTVWRAYSVVSSPFDEHLDFFSIVVPGGEFTSELSRLRVGDTLMVERQATGYLTLNRFVDGRDLWMLGTGTGVAPFLSILQDFEVWEKFERILLVYSAREAKELAYQSLINELGAREYLAEHAHKLTYIPIVTREQQPGALNGRITTLIENGELERAAGVELSPEHSRVLICGNPQMVDDTRQLLKQRDMQLSLSRRPGQVAVENYW, from the coding sequence ATGACGGCCAGCGCTGAAAAATTCACCCGCCAGACATTGCTCGATGTGCAATCGCTGACCCCCAGCCTCTTTACCCTGCGCACGACGCGCGATCCGGGCTTTCGGTTTACTGCCGGCCAATTTGTGCGACTTGGCGTGACCAAGCCGGATGGCAACACCGTGTGGCGTGCTTATTCCGTGGTGTCTTCGCCCTTTGATGAACACTTGGATTTCTTCTCGATTGTCGTCCCAGGTGGTGAGTTCACCAGCGAACTGAGCCGCCTGCGGGTGGGCGACACCCTGATGGTGGAGCGCCAGGCCACGGGCTATCTGACCTTGAACCGCTTCGTCGATGGTCGTGACCTGTGGATGTTGGGGACTGGCACGGGCGTGGCGCCGTTCCTCTCGATCTTGCAGGACTTTGAGGTCTGGGAAAAATTCGAGCGCATCCTCTTGGTGTACAGCGCCCGCGAGGCCAAGGAGCTGGCCTATCAATCGTTGATCAACGAACTGGGGGCGCGTGAGTACCTTGCCGAACACGCACATAAACTCACCTATATTCCCATTGTTACCCGTGAACAGCAGCCGGGCGCGCTGAATGGGCGTATTACCACGCTGATCGAAAATGGCGAGCTGGAGCGCGCGGCGGGCGTCGAGCTAAGCCCTGAACATTCCCGCGTGCTTATCTGTGGCAACCCGCAGATGGTCGATGACACACGCCAGTTGCTCAAGCAACGCGACATGCAACTGAGCCTGAGCCGACGCCCAGGGCAGGTGGCGGTGGAAAACTACTGGTAG
- the mscL gene encoding large-conductance mechanosensitive channel protein MscL: MGVISEFKAFAVKGNVVDMAVGIIIGAAFGKIVSSFVGDVVMPPIGLLIGGVDFGDLAITLKAAQGDVPAVVLAYGKFIQSVIDFVIVAFAIFMGVKAINRLKREEAVAPSLPPTPTKEELLLGEIRDLLKAQNDKPL, encoded by the coding sequence ATGGGCGTGATCAGTGAGTTCAAGGCCTTCGCGGTCAAAGGTAATGTGGTCGACATGGCCGTCGGTATCATCATCGGCGCCGCCTTCGGCAAAATTGTTTCCTCGTTTGTAGGCGACGTGGTGATGCCACCCATTGGTCTGTTGATCGGCGGCGTGGATTTTGGGGACCTGGCCATAACGCTCAAGGCTGCGCAAGGCGATGTGCCTGCCGTGGTGCTGGCCTACGGCAAGTTTATCCAGAGCGTGATTGACTTCGTGATCGTCGCCTTTGCAATCTTCATGGGCGTGAAGGCCATCAACCGCCTCAAGCGCGAAGAGGCCGTGGCACCTAGCCTGCCACCGACGCCGACCAAGGAAGAGCTGCTGTTGGGCGAGATCCGCGATCTGCTCAAGGCACAGAACGACAAGCCGCTCTAA
- a CDS encoding DUF2474 domain-containing protein produces the protein MSGKPTLHEIEQAEKQPLWRRLGWLAMIWTGSVLALFVVASLMRMFMNAAGLTTH, from the coding sequence ATGTCCGGCAAACCTACGTTGCACGAGATCGAACAGGCCGAGAAACAGCCGTTGTGGCGGCGCCTGGGGTGGCTGGCGATGATCTGGACCGGCAGTGTGCTGGCCCTGTTCGTCGTGGCCAGCCTGATGCGCATGTTCATGAATGCGGCTGGCCTGACCACTCACTGA
- a CDS encoding autoinducer binding domain-containing protein, with translation MVNWRNTRLPKLEDEDQITNVFEMVINETYALGFQFCSFKMSTHQPINQTTLFEQNNYPNEWNHLYKQASFSDVDPVVAHCQRSVLPFVWKEAAFQSTPHLWELAKSYGVHLGWTQPLHGPKGVFSMLTLGRSTDEISPEELYEKAGNVLWLCHALHTVVAHKYANEPADKPCSNLTPREIEVLRWSALGKTAGEIAKILCLSERTVGFHNCSSMRKLGVNNKIAAVMVAAKAGFL, from the coding sequence ATGGTCAACTGGCGCAACACACGGCTCCCTAAACTGGAAGACGAAGACCAGATCACCAATGTTTTTGAAATGGTTATCAACGAGACCTACGCACTCGGCTTCCAATTTTGTTCGTTCAAGATGAGTACGCACCAACCTATAAATCAAACAACGCTATTCGAGCAAAACAACTATCCAAATGAATGGAACCACTTATACAAACAAGCAAGTTTCTCTGATGTAGATCCCGTTGTTGCTCATTGCCAGCGCTCCGTCCTGCCTTTTGTCTGGAAGGAAGCTGCGTTCCAAAGCACCCCGCATCTGTGGGAGTTGGCAAAATCCTACGGTGTGCATTTGGGGTGGACTCAGCCACTGCATGGGCCAAAAGGCGTGTTCAGCATGCTGACACTGGGTCGAAGCACCGATGAAATCAGCCCTGAGGAGCTTTACGAAAAAGCCGGGAATGTATTGTGGCTCTGCCATGCGCTGCACACCGTGGTGGCGCACAAATACGCCAACGAGCCGGCCGACAAGCCCTGCAGTAACTTGACGCCGCGTGAGATCGAAGTCCTGCGGTGGTCCGCACTGGGTAAGACTGCCGGCGAAATCGCCAAGATTCTGTGCCTGTCCGAACGCACCGTCGGCTTTCACAACTGCAGTTCGATGCGAAAACTGGGCGTCAATAATAAGATTGCCGCCGTGATGGTGGCCGCCAAGGCCGGGTTTCTGTAA
- a CDS encoding class I SAM-dependent methyltransferase: MPLLESHFAQLDLIRQPEQHNDPLQAFDAADEYLLSHLAEQQPSAATRVLVLNDSFGALAASLEGQVQVTSSGDSFLAAQGLEKNLVRNGKAFDAVTFIPASQHSSGPFDRVLIRVPKTLALLEEQLIRLQGQLAPGAEVFAGAMVKHLPRAAGELLERYIGPMHASLAVKKARLLIATLADRPAAVSPYPTRYNLQTPAIELLNHANVFCREGLDIGTRAFLPHLPKGLGSARVADLGCGNGVLAIASALQNPDAQYTLVDESYMAVQSALENWQAALGERDVTVRAADGLAGQAPDSLDVVLCNPPFHQQQVVGDFLAWRMFQQAREALVVGGALYIVGNRHLGYHSKLARLFRGVEQVAATPKFVILKARK, from the coding sequence ATGCCCCTGCTCGAAAGCCACTTCGCCCAGCTCGATCTGATCCGCCAGCCAGAGCAACACAACGATCCGCTGCAGGCCTTCGATGCCGCCGACGAGTACCTGCTCAGCCACCTGGCCGAACAGCAGCCGAGCGCCGCAACGCGTGTGCTGGTGCTCAATGACAGCTTCGGGGCACTGGCCGCCAGCCTGGAAGGCCAGGTGCAGGTCACCTCCAGCGGCGACTCGTTTCTCGCCGCCCAAGGCCTGGAGAAAAACCTGGTACGCAATGGCAAGGCGTTTGACGCGGTGACATTCATTCCTGCCAGCCAACATTCGAGCGGGCCGTTCGACCGCGTACTGATCCGCGTCCCCAAGACCCTGGCACTGCTGGAAGAGCAGTTGATTCGCCTGCAAGGCCAACTGGCCCCTGGCGCCGAAGTGTTTGCCGGGGCGATGGTCAAACATCTGCCACGAGCCGCCGGGGAGTTGCTGGAGCGTTACATCGGGCCGATGCACGCCTCGCTGGCGGTGAAAAAAGCGCGACTGCTGATCGCCACCCTGGCCGATCGGCCCGCCGCCGTATCGCCCTACCCAACACGCTACAACCTGCAAACCCCAGCCATTGAGCTGCTCAACCATGCCAACGTGTTCTGCCGTGAAGGCCTGGACATCGGCACCCGCGCCTTCCTGCCGCACTTGCCCAAAGGCCTGGGCAGTGCGCGTGTCGCGGACCTCGGTTGCGGCAACGGCGTGCTGGCGATTGCCAGCGCACTGCAAAACCCGGACGCGCAATACACCTTGGTCGATGAGTCGTACATGGCCGTGCAATCGGCCCTGGAGAACTGGCAAGCCGCCCTCGGCGAACGCGATGTGACCGTACGCGCCGCCGATGGCCTGGCCGGCCAGGCGCCGGATTCCCTGGATGTGGTGCTGTGCAACCCGCCATTCCACCAGCAACAAGTGGTCGGCGACTTCCTCGCCTGGCGCATGTTCCAGCAAGCGCGGGAAGCGCTGGTGGTGGGCGGCGCGCTGTATATCGTCGGCAACCGCCACCTGGGTTATCACAGCAAATTGGCGCGGCTGTTCCGAGGCGTCGAGCAAGTGGCCGCCACACCAAAATTCGTCATTCTCAAAGCGCGCAAATAA